A stretch of Carnobacterium iners DNA encodes these proteins:
- a CDS encoding BglG family transcription antiterminator encodes MFDNRLLALLNHMINMPHLSIWKLGVVLDQPVEQLEEDIQELNDVLGKIGYSKIEIKEGEYRVPQSLICKQKELQRKLKNSQIYLQENEREHLIYLYTFIRKEEVSNYHYQELLKVSKNTTLADIKKLRKRCEDFQINLKYTRSKGYYLEGNELDKRRMAFISISSLQLTPIGSWALNYIAQAWNEEIRLDELKKELVQCATEKHIHFVENRLSEVVGLIYFVFLRQKRVKIIFTNKEKLVLKESSVNEISETIVTDFFKLSYSEDETSFLTMVLLGIAEGDSVLYKDEKLYQITKDIISKMEKIAVIDFRNKNDLQRTLYTHIVPTYYRLLFGLKLENSMVNQIKREHNELFGFVKQALKPLQEIVNSEITDEEIAYFTIHFGGQFEKTLKQVQSYRALVICPNGISSSLILRSELKQLFPQINWLGEHSIEDLKLTPEDSYDMIFSTVYIRTEKKLYIVKPIMNQRTKNYLLQIVTNDFELIGSSNINIEDLMLTIKKYSNVTDEEKLYKALSKKLLTPYEEEREELPMLEDLITNDTIQFIKDENLTWEEAIRLSSDLLINKNYIEESYVEAIIANVKKYGAFIDLGQGIAIPHARPENGVNQLGMSLLKLEKPVYLLDDPNHGVNIIITLAAIDNQSHLKALSQLTKILSDKEKITVLKEATTKEEILNLIKENQEVEDND; translated from the coding sequence ATGTTTGATAATCGATTGTTAGCATTGCTTAACCACATGATAAACATGCCTCATTTGAGTATATGGAAACTAGGTGTCGTCCTTGATCAACCAGTAGAGCAATTAGAAGAAGATATTCAAGAGCTAAATGACGTACTGGGGAAAATTGGTTATTCAAAAATTGAAATAAAAGAAGGTGAATACAGAGTTCCTCAAAGTTTGATTTGTAAGCAAAAGGAACTTCAAAGAAAACTAAAAAATAGTCAAATTTATTTACAAGAAAATGAAAGAGAGCATCTGATTTACTTATATACCTTTATTCGAAAAGAAGAAGTATCCAATTACCATTATCAAGAATTATTGAAAGTTAGTAAAAATACAACATTAGCAGATATAAAGAAACTGAGAAAAAGATGCGAAGATTTCCAAATTAATTTAAAGTATACACGATCAAAAGGGTATTACTTGGAAGGCAATGAATTAGATAAAAGAAGAATGGCTTTTATCAGCATTTCTTCGTTGCAATTAACCCCTATTGGTTCATGGGCATTGAACTACATTGCTCAAGCTTGGAATGAAGAAATAAGATTAGACGAACTAAAAAAAGAACTGGTTCAGTGTGCAACAGAAAAGCATATCCACTTTGTTGAAAATAGATTATCAGAAGTTGTCGGATTAATTTATTTTGTTTTTTTGAGACAAAAAAGAGTGAAGATTATATTTACGAATAAAGAAAAATTAGTCTTAAAAGAGAGTAGTGTCAATGAAATTAGTGAGACTATTGTAACTGATTTTTTTAAGCTTTCTTATTCAGAAGATGAAACTAGTTTTTTAACAATGGTATTATTAGGTATTGCTGAAGGCGACTCTGTTTTGTATAAAGATGAAAAGTTGTATCAAATTACAAAAGACATCATAAGTAAAATGGAAAAGATTGCAGTGATAGATTTTCGAAATAAAAACGATCTTCAAAGAACTTTATATACACATATTGTACCAACTTATTACCGCTTATTATTCGGTCTTAAATTAGAAAATTCAATGGTTAATCAAATTAAAAGAGAGCATAATGAACTTTTTGGTTTTGTAAAGCAAGCTTTAAAGCCGCTGCAAGAAATAGTGAATTCAGAAATAACAGATGAAGAAATTGCTTATTTCACGATTCATTTTGGTGGTCAGTTTGAAAAGACTCTAAAGCAAGTTCAGTCCTATCGTGCCTTGGTTATTTGTCCTAATGGAATTAGTTCTTCTTTAATCCTACGTTCAGAACTAAAACAATTATTCCCACAAATTAATTGGCTAGGAGAACATTCAATAGAAGACTTGAAATTAACGCCTGAAGATTCTTATGATATGATTTTTTCAACGGTATATATTCGAACAGAAAAGAAATTATATATCGTTAAGCCTATTATGAACCAAAGGACTAAAAATTATCTATTACAAATTGTAACCAATGATTTTGAGCTAATAGGATCATCAAATATAAATATAGAAGATTTAATGTTGACGATTAAGAAATATTCTAATGTAACGGATGAAGAAAAGCTCTACAAAGCTTTATCAAAGAAATTATTAACGCCCTATGAGGAAGAAAGAGAGGAATTACCGATGTTAGAAGATTTAATTACTAACGATACGATTCAATTTATTAAAGATGAAAACTTAACTTGGGAAGAAGCTATTAGATTAAGTAGTGATTTGTTGATAAATAAGAATTATATTGAAGAAAGTTACGTAGAAGCTATTATTGCTAATGTGAAGAAATATGGGGCATTCATTGACTTAGGACAAGGAATAGCTATTCCGCATGCTCGTCCCGAAAACGGTGTGAACCAATTAGGGATGTCGTTATTAAAATTAGAAAAGCCTGTCTATTTATTAGATGATCCAAATCATGGAGTAAATATTATCATTACTTTAGCAGCTATAGACAACCAATCTCATTTAAAAGCACTCTCACAATTAACAAAAATACTAAGCGATAAAGAAAAAATAACGGTATTAAAAGAAGCAACGACAAAGGAAGAAATTTTAAATCTTATAAAAGAAAATCAGGAGGTAGAAGATAATGATTAA
- a CDS encoding PTS sugar transporter subunit IIB yields the protein MIKFGTACGSGLGSSFMLEMNIESILKELGLDSSKVEVEHYDIGSTAPGLADVWFVGADLEDAAKDLGDVRILRSIIDMDELREKVTQACKDKNLL from the coding sequence ATGATTAAATTTGGTACAGCTTGTGGTTCAGGTTTAGGTTCAAGTTTTATGTTAGAAATGAATATAGAAAGTATTTTAAAAGAGTTAGGGTTAGATAGTTCTAAGGTAGAAGTAGAGCATTACGATATTGGTTCTACAGCACCAGGACTTGCAGATGTTTGGTTTGTTGGAGCAGATTTAGAAGATGCAGCTAAAGATTTGGGCGATGTAAGAATATTGAGAAGTATCATCGATATGGATGAGCTAAGAGAAAAAGTAACACAAGCTTGCAAGGACAAAAACTTATTATAA
- a CDS encoding PTS ascorbate transporter subunit IIC — protein sequence MSGILKVIIDIASTPAILVAMIAVLGLLLQKKPTTDVVKGGVKTFVGFLVVTTGAGAVVASLSPFGEMFQVAFNVQGVIPNNEAIVAVALSEYGTTTALIMLAGMIFNIMIARFTKFKYIFLTGHHTLYLACMIAVIMSVIGFTTIPLILLGGLALGIVMTVSPAIVQPFMRQLTGHDNVALGHFSAVGYALSGYIGKYFGNKEKSTEDIKFPKGLGFLRDSTVSIAITMGIIYVIVAIFTGGAYIRENLSDGTNHIIFALQQAGAFAAGVFVILAGVRLILAEIVPAFKGISEKLVPNAKPALDCPIIFPYAPNAVLIGFFSSFLGGIVSMIIMLFAGGVIILPGVVPHFFVGATAGVIGNASGGLRGSILGSFVQGMLISFLPLLLLPVLGDLGFAGSTFSDADFAVSGLFLGLLGEYGGQVAVVIGIALALSIMIALTLFSKKQKETVEAN from the coding sequence ATGAGTGGAATATTAAAAGTTATTATTGATATTGCTAGTACACCAGCGATACTTGTTGCCATGATAGCAGTTCTAGGTTTGTTGTTACAAAAAAAGCCAACCACAGATGTGGTTAAAGGCGGAGTTAAAACGTTTGTTGGTTTCTTAGTTGTAACAACTGGAGCTGGCGCTGTAGTTGCTTCATTGTCACCGTTTGGAGAGATGTTTCAAGTAGCCTTTAATGTGCAAGGTGTTATTCCTAATAATGAAGCAATTGTTGCAGTAGCTTTAAGTGAATACGGAACGACAACGGCATTAATTATGTTAGCAGGAATGATTTTTAACATCATGATTGCGCGCTTTACAAAATTCAAATATATCTTCTTAACAGGGCACCACACACTTTATCTAGCGTGTATGATTGCAGTTATTATGTCAGTTATTGGATTTACTACAATTCCATTAATTCTTTTAGGTGGTTTGGCATTAGGAATTGTAATGACTGTATCGCCGGCAATAGTACAGCCTTTTATGCGTCAATTGACTGGTCACGATAATGTTGCTTTAGGTCACTTTAGTGCAGTAGGTTATGCATTAAGTGGATATATAGGTAAATATTTTGGAAATAAAGAAAAATCAACCGAAGATATTAAATTCCCTAAAGGTTTAGGATTCTTGAGAGATTCAACAGTAAGTATTGCGATTACAATGGGGATTATTTATGTCATAGTAGCGATATTTACAGGCGGAGCTTATATTCGCGAAAACCTAAGTGATGGCACAAACCACATCATTTTTGCCTTACAACAAGCAGGAGCATTTGCTGCAGGCGTTTTCGTTATCTTAGCTGGTGTTCGTTTAATCTTAGCAGAAATTGTTCCAGCATTTAAAGGGATTTCAGAAAAATTAGTCCCAAATGCTAAACCAGCATTAGATTGCCCAATTATTTTCCCATATGCTCCAAATGCTGTTTTGATAGGATTCTTTTCAAGTTTCTTAGGCGGTATTGTAAGTATGATCATTATGTTATTTGCTGGCGGTGTAATTATTTTACCAGGAGTTGTTCCTCACTTTTTCGTTGGTGCAACAGCAGGAGTAATCGGTAATGCATCTGGAGGACTTAGAGGTTCAATATTAGGTTCGTTTGTTCAAGGAATGTTAATTAGTTTCTTACCTTTATTATTATTACCAGTACTTGGAGATTTAGGTTTTGCAGGTTCTACGTTCTCCGATGCTGACTTTGCGGTTTCAGGGTTATTCCTTGGACTTTTAGGAGAATACGGTGGCCAAGTAGCAGTAGTTATTGGTATAGCTCTTGCTTTATCTATAATGATTGCTTTAACTTTGTTCAGCAAAAAACAAAAAGAAACTGTCGAAGCAAATTAA
- a CDS encoding transketolase has translation MEIKELEKFAKEIRYYTLKELNYMGYGHYGGSLSIVEVLAVIYGEHLNASPETKDDPNRDYFVLSKGHGGPALYATLSLKGYFPEEWLYTLNQNGTNLPSHPDRNKTPGIDMTTGSLGQGISAATGIALGNKIAARNNFTYAIVGDGELNEGQCWEAIQMAAHNQLDNLIVFVDDNKKQLDGYTIDISNPFDFAEKFIAFGFNTVRVDGHSVNAISKAITSVKVFKGKPSVIILDTIKGKGIKHIEEMMDNHHLRPDDETNKAIQATIQQIGEELGVLV, from the coding sequence GTGGAAATAAAAGAACTAGAAAAATTTGCTAAAGAAATACGCTACTATACTTTAAAAGAATTAAATTATATGGGATACGGACATTATGGTGGAAGTCTTTCTATTGTAGAAGTCTTAGCAGTTATTTATGGAGAACACCTAAATGCAAGTCCTGAGACTAAAGATGATCCCAATCGGGACTACTTTGTGCTATCAAAAGGTCATGGTGGTCCAGCACTATATGCAACACTCTCTCTGAAAGGCTATTTTCCCGAAGAATGGTTGTATACACTGAATCAAAATGGTACGAATCTTCCTTCACATCCCGATCGCAATAAAACACCAGGTATTGATATGACGACTGGCTCATTGGGACAGGGCATTTCTGCAGCTACGGGTATAGCTCTTGGTAACAAGATTGCTGCAAGAAATAACTTTACGTATGCGATTGTTGGAGATGGTGAATTGAACGAGGGCCAATGTTGGGAAGCAATCCAAATGGCTGCTCATAATCAGTTAGATAATTTAATTGTTTTTGTAGATGATAATAAAAAGCAACTAGATGGATATACAATTGATATTAGCAATCCATTTGATTTTGCAGAAAAATTTATAGCATTTGGATTTAATACTGTACGTGTTGATGGTCATTCAGTTAATGCTATTTCGAAAGCAATTACAAGTGTAAAGGTATTTAAAGGAAAGCCTTCTGTTATTATTTTAGATACCATCAAGGGAAAAGGTATCAAACATATAGAAGAAATGATGGATAACCATCATTTGCGTCCAGATGACGAGACAAACAAAGCGATTCAAGCTACGATCCAACAAATAGGTGAAGAGTTGGGAGTGTTAGTTTAA
- a CDS encoding transketolase family protein codes for MKEFIVTLDEAEMRTTYANFLVEFAQKDEKVVALEADLSSAIATNKIKEAMGNRLINVGIMEAEEVGCAAGLAVAGFKPFIHTFGPFASRRVYDQVFLSLNYAQLSAVILGSDAGVTAEANDGTHMPFEDLALMRAIPKATVYEVSDTIMLRAILEQSYEDTGFSYIRTIRKQPVKLYSEGELFESGTKVLREGKDVSILASGIMVSDAMLAANELAAEGIEATVMDVYRLKPINKEAVLQAAETGAIITAENHNIIGGLGSAVAEVLAEEKPTLQYRVGVREQFGQVGKADYLKEQYGLTVENIVSQAKELIKKKEKMRAVTIM; via the coding sequence ATGAAAGAATTTATAGTTACATTAGATGAAGCAGAAATGCGGACAACATATGCTAATTTTTTAGTTGAATTTGCACAAAAAGACGAAAAAGTTGTTGCTTTAGAAGCAGATTTATCTAGTGCTATTGCAACAAATAAAATAAAAGAAGCAATGGGCAATCGATTGATTAATGTTGGTATTATGGAAGCAGAAGAAGTAGGGTGTGCTGCAGGTTTAGCGGTAGCTGGCTTTAAGCCTTTCATCCATACTTTTGGACCTTTTGCTAGTCGAAGAGTTTACGATCAAGTATTTTTGTCTTTAAATTATGCTCAATTAAGTGCAGTTATACTGGGATCTGACGCAGGCGTAACAGCAGAAGCAAATGATGGAACACACATGCCTTTTGAGGATTTAGCATTAATGAGAGCGATACCAAAAGCGACGGTTTATGAGGTTAGTGATACGATAATGTTAAGGGCTATCCTCGAACAGTCTTATGAAGATACTGGTTTTAGTTATATCCGTACAATCAGGAAGCAACCTGTTAAATTGTATAGTGAAGGAGAATTATTCGAATCAGGAACAAAAGTGTTGAGAGAAGGCAAAGATGTCAGTATCTTAGCTTCTGGAATAATGGTCTCAGATGCAATGCTAGCTGCTAACGAGTTAGCTGCTGAAGGAATTGAAGCAACTGTAATGGATGTCTATCGCTTGAAACCAATTAATAAAGAAGCTGTTCTTCAAGCAGCTGAAACTGGGGCAATTATAACGGCAGAAAATCACAATATTATAGGTGGATTAGGAAGTGCTGTAGCTGAAGTTTTAGCAGAAGAAAAACCGACTCTTCAATACCGAGTAGGAGTTCGCGAGCAGTTTGGTCAAGTTGGAAAAGCAGACTACTTGAAAGAACAATACGGGTTAACAGTTGAAAATATTGTTTCTCAAGCTAAAGAACTCATTAAGAAAAAAGAAAAAATGAGAGCAGTAACTATTATGTAA